From a region of the Pelorhabdus rhamnosifermentans genome:
- a CDS encoding helix-turn-helix transcriptional regulator, with amino-acid sequence MKRLRKKNGWTQAELAKRIGISRTAISDLENGVKTSLNKNQKAGLEKLLGIAIEELLNDGGQ; translated from the coding sequence ATTAAAAGACTTCGTAAAAAAAATGGTTGGACGCAAGCCGAATTAGCAAAACGGATAGGCATTTCCCGCACGGCTATTAGTGACTTAGAGAACGGCGTTAAAACTTCACTGAACAAAAATCAAAAAGCAGGATTAGAAAAGTTGCTTGGAATCGCCATTGAGGAATTACTTAATGATGGAGGCCAATAA
- a CDS encoding antA/AntB antirepressor family protein has translation MNDLIKVDESGKPTAKELYEFLSPNDKSHYSRWAKTNIEDNEFYQKGVDWWGFATVANGNETKDYKLTIEFSKHLCMLSRTERGKQARNYFIEVEKRYKKIASPETVSLQAKAKNAEARLINARRKDAEFLLEVAKQSKTLSSESRELLTINAVERIAGEGFLPRPKVDKLYSATDIAEENGLSPNMVGRIATKNNLKIDQYGITVLDQSASSAKQIPSFRYNEAGRQALLKAIADA, from the coding sequence ATGAACGATTTAATCAAGGTTGACGAATCAGGGAAACCGACTGCCAAGGAATTATATGAGTTTTTAAGTCCTAATGATAAATCTCATTATTCTAGGTGGGCAAAAACAAATATTGAAGACAATGAATTTTATCAAAAAGGCGTTGACTGGTGGGGGTTCGCCACTGTGGCGAACGGTAATGAAACCAAAGATTATAAACTAACTATTGAATTTTCAAAACATCTTTGTATGTTATCTAGAACGGAAAGAGGGAAACAAGCCAGAAACTATTTTATCGAAGTTGAAAAACGGTACAAAAAAATAGCTTCGCCTGAAACTGTATCTCTTCAAGCTAAAGCCAAAAATGCCGAGGCCCGTTTAATCAATGCCAGACGCAAGGATGCTGAATTTTTATTAGAAGTCGCTAAACAATCTAAAACACTTTCATCTGAATCACGTGAACTTCTTACTATTAATGCAGTTGAGCGTATCGCAGGCGAGGGCTTCTTACCACGGCCTAAAGTGGACAAGCTTTACAGCGCAACGGATATTGCTGAAGAGAATGGCCTTTCACCTAACATGGTTGGAAGAATTGCTACAAAAAACAATTTAAAGATTGATCAATACGGAATTACAGTTCTGGACCAATCAGCAAGTAGTGCCAAACAAATACCAAGCTTTAGATATAACGAAGCAGGAAGGCAAGCATTATTGAAAGCCATTGCAGATGCTTAA
- a CDS encoding AAA family ATPase gives MKIKAIKINNFLGIDEFNYNPGNLNVFEGPKGSGKSSILEGIETAASNNKRRTEIIKHGNDEATLFIETDTGLEIDRRLRNTKADYLKLRQQGEGIKSTEAELRKLISGDIFRPLDFINLDASKQTAIILSMIKMQYSDEEINGWFGQDVLSNINTSKHLLQVLKDIEVAKYKEREEVNREIKLLEGQVKGIESELPPNYDGEEWKVLKVQDYYNKVAEKQKINNYIEDAKRLQVSIEEKTEAIKAAAEGAKSKIKIKFTEQRQDLKDIVELSKGKIEKANNVINSSADKLEIEQNKLTAAMNEEIAAVKAKYANSGKLLVQKINNEITEQKETINIQNQKISAKEQEILSLSGLEKQELKAEDIAAESEIEKEKLRVGKAAEYLKQHEVTDIEPLQAEADKVADMQSYLREWDRMLDIRDGKLFTKKAYADSLTNIIETARNKPAELLKQHKLPIDGISVDENSMIRINGTLLDGLSDGEKLEAAFKIALQRIGELRVMCLDGFEKLNESEQEKIIKLCADNDLQVFINITKDTDSGSYEIKECL, from the coding sequence TTGAAAATTAAAGCCATTAAAATTAATAATTTTTTAGGTATTGATGAATTTAATTATAATCCTGGCAATTTAAACGTTTTTGAAGGGCCTAAAGGTTCCGGCAAGTCTTCAATATTGGAAGGAATTGAAACCGCCGCAAGCAACAACAAGCGCCGGACTGAAATTATCAAACATGGCAATGATGAAGCTACCTTGTTTATTGAAACCGATACTGGCCTAGAAATTGACCGCCGCCTTCGTAATACAAAAGCCGATTACTTAAAATTGCGGCAACAAGGCGAAGGTATCAAGTCAACCGAGGCCGAGTTAAGAAAACTTATATCTGGCGATATATTTAGGCCACTTGACTTTATCAATCTTGATGCATCAAAACAGACTGCAATCATCTTAAGCATGATTAAGATGCAATATTCCGATGAAGAAATTAACGGCTGGTTTGGTCAAGATGTTTTAAGCAATATCAATACATCAAAGCATTTATTGCAAGTGCTGAAAGATATTGAGGTTGCCAAGTATAAAGAACGTGAAGAAGTTAACCGTGAAATTAAGTTGCTGGAAGGCCAAGTAAAAGGCATTGAATCCGAGTTACCGCCTAATTATGACGGTGAGGAATGGAAAGTTTTAAAGGTCCAGGATTATTACAATAAGGTTGCTGAGAAACAGAAGATCAATAATTATATTGAAGATGCAAAACGGTTGCAAGTCAGTATTGAAGAAAAAACTGAGGCTATAAAAGCGGCGGCTGAAGGTGCTAAGTCTAAAATCAAGATCAAGTTTACCGAACAGCGGCAGGATTTGAAAGATATTGTTGAACTTTCGAAAGGTAAAATTGAAAAGGCAAATAATGTTATTAATTCTTCTGCCGACAAATTAGAGATTGAGCAAAACAAATTAACCGCAGCTATGAATGAAGAAATCGCCGCAGTTAAAGCCAAGTATGCAAATAGCGGCAAATTGTTAGTACAAAAAATTAATAATGAAATAACCGAGCAAAAAGAAACTATCAACATTCAAAATCAAAAAATATCTGCAAAAGAACAGGAAATATTGTCATTGTCCGGCCTTGAAAAACAAGAATTAAAGGCTGAAGATATCGCAGCTGAATCTGAAATTGAAAAAGAAAAATTGCGAGTTGGTAAGGCCGCTGAATACTTGAAACAGCATGAAGTAACCGATATTGAACCATTACAGGCCGAAGCTGATAAAGTAGCTGATATGCAAAGCTATCTCCGTGAGTGGGACCGGATGCTTGATATTCGGGACGGTAAGTTGTTCACTAAGAAAGCGTATGCCGATAGTCTAACAAATATTATTGAAACAGCAAGAAATAAGCCTGCCGAACTGCTGAAACAGCACAAATTACCCATTGATGGTATTTCAGTTGATGAAAATTCAATGATTCGGATTAACGGTACTTTGCTTGATGGATTATCCGATGGTGAGAAATTAGAAGCCGCTTTCAAAATTGCTTTACAGCGCATTGGTGAACTAAGAGTGATGTGTTTGGATGGTTTTGAAAAGTTGAACGAGTCTGAGCAAGAAAAAATCATTAAGTTGTGTGCAGACAATGATTTACAGGTTTTTATAAACATTACAAAAGATACCGATAGCGGTAGTTATGAAATTAAGGAGTGCTTATAA
- a CDS encoding RecT family recombinase yields MADKQLVLQETHKNLMALLTSKQEAMPKDFNQTRFLQNCMTVLQDTKDIEKCQPISVARTLLKGAFLGLDFFQKECYAIPYGSSLQFQTDYKGETKMAKKYSIRPIKDIYAKVVREGDFFEDEIKEGQQIVNFKPLPFSNNPIIGAFAIVLYQDGGMEYETMSTEQIEGIRNNFSKMKNGLMWSKTPEEAYKKTVLRRLTKKIEKDFESAEQATAYEESADADFKKNEENAKRNAVPDILYKQEEVIDAECREVTEKESSPFDVKDGEK; encoded by the coding sequence ATGGCTGATAAACAATTAGTATTACAAGAAACTCATAAAAATTTGATGGCATTGCTCACAAGTAAGCAGGAAGCTATGCCAAAGGATTTTAACCAAACTCGCTTTTTACAGAACTGCATGACGGTATTGCAAGATACTAAGGACATTGAAAAATGTCAACCTATTTCAGTAGCCAGAACGTTGCTTAAAGGCGCGTTTCTTGGACTAGATTTTTTTCAAAAAGAATGCTATGCCATCCCTTATGGTTCTTCACTCCAATTTCAAACGGACTATAAGGGTGAAACAAAAATGGCTAAAAAATACAGTATCCGGCCCATTAAAGACATTTACGCCAAGGTGGTTCGTGAAGGAGATTTTTTCGAGGATGAAATTAAAGAAGGTCAGCAGATAGTTAACTTTAAACCATTACCATTTTCTAATAATCCGATCATAGGGGCTTTTGCCATTGTTCTGTATCAAGATGGTGGCATGGAGTACGAAACCATGAGTACGGAGCAAATAGAGGGTATTAGAAATAATTTCAGCAAGATGAAGAACGGTCTAATGTGGTCTAAAACTCCTGAAGAGGCTTATAAAAAAACAGTGCTTCGTCGGCTTACTAAAAAGATTGAAAAAGACTTCGAAAGTGCCGAACAAGCTACGGCTTATGAAGAATCTGCCGATGCTGATTTTAAGAAAAACGAAGAAAATGCTAAACGAAATGCTGTTCCTGATATTTTGTACAAGCAAGAGGAAGTTATTGACGCTGAATGTCGCGAGGTAACAGAAAAAGAATCGTCACCGTTTGATGTTAAGGACGGCGAAAAGTAA